The following are encoded in a window of Mumia flava genomic DNA:
- the rpmA gene encoding 50S ribosomal protein L27 — MAHKKGAASTKNGRDSNAQRLGVKRFGGQQVNAGEIIVRQRGTHFHPGTNVGRGGDDTLFALAAGAVEFGSRRGRRVVNVVPAE, encoded by the coding sequence ATGGCACACAAGAAGGGCGCCGCTTCTACCAAGAACGGCCGCGACTCCAACGCCCAGCGCCTCGGTGTGAAGCGCTTCGGCGGTCAGCAGGTGAACGCCGGCGAGATCATCGTCCGTCAGCGGGGCACCCACTTCCACCCCGGCACCAACGTCGGCCGCGGTGGGGACGACACGCTGTTCGCGCTCGCCGCCGGTGCGGTCGAGTTCGGCTCGCGCCGTGGGCGCCGCGTGGTCAACGTCGTCCCGGCGGAGTGA
- the rplU gene encoding 50S ribosomal protein L21 translates to MYAIVRSGGQQKKVAVGDVIEIDKVASATGDSVELPAVLLVDGESVTSDADSLAKVSVTAEVLGETKGPKIVIQKYKNKTGYKKRQGHRQHYTQVKITGISK, encoded by the coding sequence GTGTACGCGATCGTGCGCAGTGGCGGCCAGCAGAAGAAGGTCGCGGTCGGCGACGTCATCGAGATCGACAAGGTCGCCAGCGCGACCGGAGACTCGGTCGAGCTCCCCGCGGTGCTGCTCGTCGACGGCGAGTCGGTGACCAGCGACGCCGACAGCCTCGCGAAGGTGTCGGTGACGGCTGAGGTCCTCGGGGAGACCAAGGGCCCGAAGATCGTCATCCAGAAGTACAAGAACAAGACCGGATACAAGAAGCGCCAGGGTCACCGCCAGCACTACACCCAGGTCAAGATCACCGGCATCTCGAAGTGA